One region of Ignavibacteriota bacterium genomic DNA includes:
- a CDS encoding ABC transporter permease: MMRFLEILQIAFDALVRNKMRSFLTMLGIIIGVGAVIAMVAIGQGAQSSIDAQISSLGTNVLLIFPGTTSRGGVVAGAGTSVTLTEADGEAIKEQCSAVNYLSPLIRNGAQVVYGNLNWGTIVQGGAPDFFAIRDYRTETGEFFTEQDVRAATKVCLLGRTVVQQIFEGADPIGQTVRIRNIPFRVVGTLKPKGQNMMGQDQDDIIIVPYTTLQKRLMGERNVRNWGFIVSAVSREQIVEAQQQITELLRTRHKLGATEDNDFTIRTQTEIAEASSATSKIMTMLLASIAGVSLIVGGIGIMNIMLVSVTERTREIGIRMSIGAKRRDILSQFLIEAIVLSLVGGLVGVGIGVGGSNLISSMAGWPTFVSATSIVLAVFFSMAVGVFFGFYPARKASRLNPIEALRYE, translated from the coding sequence ATGATGCGTTTTCTTGAAATACTTCAAATCGCGTTCGATGCTTTGGTTCGAAACAAAATGCGTTCATTCCTGACGATGCTGGGAATTATCATTGGCGTCGGTGCGGTCATTGCGATGGTGGCAATTGGCCAGGGAGCGCAATCCTCAATTGATGCGCAAATCAGTTCGCTCGGTACCAATGTGCTGTTGATATTTCCCGGAACAACCAGTCGGGGCGGTGTCGTTGCAGGTGCGGGAACCTCGGTGACATTGACAGAAGCAGATGGTGAAGCAATTAAAGAGCAATGTTCAGCAGTAAATTATTTGAGTCCGTTGATTCGTAACGGCGCTCAGGTTGTGTATGGTAATTTGAACTGGGGAACAATCGTTCAGGGTGGCGCACCGGATTTTTTTGCTATCAGAGATTATCGGACAGAAACCGGAGAATTTTTTACCGAGCAGGATGTGCGCGCAGCGACGAAAGTTTGTTTGCTTGGTAGGACAGTGGTTCAACAAATTTTTGAAGGAGCAGACCCAATCGGGCAGACGGTTCGCATTAGAAATATTCCCTTTCGTGTTGTCGGTACACTGAAACCGAAAGGACAAAATATGATGGGACAAGACCAGGATGACATTATCATCGTTCCATATACGACGTTACAAAAGCGGCTCATGGGTGAACGCAATGTGAGAAATTGGGGATTTATCGTTTCCGCGGTGAGTAGGGAACAAATTGTCGAAGCACAACAACAAATCACCGAACTCCTTCGGACAAGACATAAACTCGGCGCCACCGAAGACAATGATTTTACTATCAGAACGCAAACAGAAATTGCTGAAGCATCATCCGCCACATCAAAAATCATGACGATGTTACTTGCAAGCATAGCAGGAGTATCGCTCATTGTCGGTGGAATTGGAATCATGAATATCATGTTGGTTTCAGTGACAGAACGGACGAGAGAAATCGGAATACGAATGTCCATTGGTGCGAAACGGCGCGATATTCTCAGTCAATTTTTAATTGAAGCGATTGTTCTGAGTCTCGTTGGAGGACTTGTTGGCGTTGGCATTGGTGTTGGCGGCTCGAATTTAATTTCTTCGATGGCGGGTTGGCCCACGTTTGTCTCTGCAACTTCCATCGTGCTTGCGGTTTTCTTTTCGATGGCTGTCGGCGTCTTCTTCGGATTTTATCCGGCGAGAAAAGCTTCACGATTGAATCCGATTGAAGCGTTGAGGTACGAGTAG